A window of Rubricoccus marinus contains these coding sequences:
- the metX gene encoding homoserine O-acetyltransferase MetX produces the protein MTHTFHAGAFITEAGDSIPDVTVAYQTWGSPEARRRAASGENVVLVCHALTGDADAAAWWPGLVGPGRIIDPERHLVLCANALGSCYGTTGPGTLDASGRRLGSRFPRISVRDMARLHARLLDHLGIGRVALAAGGSMGGMQALELALETDAVDRLLLIGMGAEHAPWQIGISEAQRLSIRADRLWRGGDFAPEAPPEAGLAAARAMAMMLYRSPALYAERFGRRPQASGAASDGAAPFQVQSYLRYQGDKLAHRFDAGSYVALTHAMDSYDIARDRAPEALEALTAEALCVGISSDLLYPPEASCDLAARLPHGLYAELDSAFGHDAFLIDFEALDALVRPFLHDTGFLP, from the coding sequence ATGACGCACACCTTCCACGCCGGAGCGTTTATCACCGAAGCCGGCGACTCCATCCCCGACGTGACCGTCGCCTACCAGACGTGGGGCTCGCCAGAGGCCCGGCGCCGGGCGGCCTCTGGCGAGAACGTCGTACTCGTGTGCCACGCGCTCACCGGCGACGCCGACGCGGCGGCGTGGTGGCCGGGCCTCGTCGGGCCGGGCCGGATCATCGACCCGGAGCGGCACCTCGTCCTCTGCGCCAACGCGCTCGGCTCGTGCTACGGCACGACCGGCCCGGGCACGCTCGACGCCAGCGGCCGGCGCCTGGGCTCGCGCTTCCCGCGCATCAGCGTCCGCGATATGGCGCGGCTCCACGCGCGCCTCTTGGACCACCTCGGCATCGGCCGCGTCGCGCTCGCCGCGGGCGGCTCGATGGGAGGGATGCAGGCGCTTGAGCTCGCGCTCGAAACGGACGCCGTGGACCGCCTGCTCCTAATCGGTATGGGTGCCGAGCACGCGCCGTGGCAGATCGGCATCTCGGAGGCGCAGCGTCTCTCGATCCGAGCCGACCGCCTCTGGCGCGGCGGCGATTTCGCGCCCGAGGCCCCGCCAGAGGCCGGGCTCGCTGCGGCTCGCGCGATGGCCATGATGCTCTACCGCAGCCCTGCGCTCTACGCCGAGCGCTTTGGCCGGCGCCCCCAAGCCTCTGGCGCTGCATCCGACGGCGCCGCCCCCTTCCAAGTCCAGAGCTACCTCCGCTACCAGGGAGACAAGCTTGCGCATCGGTTCGACGCCGGCAGCTACGTCGCGCTCACGCACGCAATGGACAGCTACGACATCGCGCGCGACCGGGCGCCAGAGGCGCTCGAAGCCCTCACCGCCGAAGCCCTCTGCGTCGGCATCTCCTCGGATCTCCTGTACCCGCCAGAGGCCTCCTGCGATCTCGCCGCACGCCTCCCACACGGCCTCTACGCCGAACTCGATTCTGCCTTCGGACACGACGCTTTCCTCATCGACTTCGAGGCGCTCGACGCCCTTGTTCGCCCTTTCCTCCACGACACTGGATTCCTTCCATGA
- a CDS encoding NfeD family protein gives MRTRFHSLAAGLILALAALASGPVLAQPAALETGSGPVYRVTIDGMIDAALATYVDRALADAKADSASVVILTVDTFGGLIDAADRIVKSLLESPVPIVAVVEKNAISAGALITYAADRIYVTPGATMGAATAVNGTGEYAPEKIQSAMRAMIRSTAEANGRDGKIAEAMVDERISVPGVVEEGELLTLSADEAVRLGVADGLISNADAALAEVGVAGRDEVAHRASGPEKVLRFLGSPVMASLLMMMMLGGLYFELQTPGVGFAGAMAVLGAGLFFAPHYLLGLAASWEIALFVVGVGLLMVEIFVTPGFGVFGISGLIATIAALLIALIPNVGLSFPSDGEIARASATLAATMVLLVIFGFSLAKYLPRSERFSHLVLSGDLAAATGHTSAATDSNLVGMQGVAITSLRPSGTAEVGGRRIDVVAPGQFVESGAAVEVTRARGAVVEVRPLATPPAAAV, from the coding sequence ATGCGCACTCGCTTCCATTCCCTCGCAGCGGGCCTGATCCTGGCGCTCGCGGCCCTCGCCAGCGGCCCCGTTCTCGCGCAGCCCGCCGCGTTGGAGACCGGCTCTGGGCCGGTCTACCGCGTCACGATCGACGGCATGATCGACGCGGCGCTCGCTACCTACGTCGACCGCGCGCTCGCAGACGCTAAGGCCGATTCGGCCTCGGTTGTGATTCTCACGGTGGACACGTTCGGGGGGCTCATTGACGCCGCCGACCGCATCGTGAAGTCGCTTCTGGAATCTCCCGTCCCGATTGTGGCGGTCGTGGAGAAAAACGCGATCTCGGCAGGCGCGCTCATCACCTACGCCGCAGACCGCATCTACGTCACGCCAGGGGCCACGATGGGCGCTGCGACGGCAGTCAACGGAACGGGCGAGTACGCGCCTGAAAAGATCCAGAGCGCCATGCGCGCGATGATCCGTTCCACCGCCGAAGCCAACGGCCGCGACGGCAAGATCGCGGAGGCGATGGTGGACGAGCGGATCAGCGTCCCCGGCGTCGTTGAAGAGGGCGAACTCCTCACGCTCTCGGCCGATGAGGCCGTCCGCCTCGGCGTGGCCGATGGCTTGATCTCGAACGCGGACGCCGCGCTCGCGGAGGTCGGCGTTGCCGGCCGTGACGAGGTTGCGCACCGCGCCAGCGGCCCCGAGAAGGTGCTCCGGTTCCTGGGCTCGCCGGTTATGGCCTCGCTGCTCATGATGATGATGCTGGGCGGGCTCTACTTCGAGCTACAAACGCCCGGCGTCGGCTTTGCGGGCGCGATGGCGGTTTTGGGCGCGGGCTTGTTCTTCGCGCCGCACTACCTGCTGGGCCTCGCGGCGTCGTGGGAAATCGCGCTGTTCGTCGTCGGTGTGGGCTTACTGATGGTGGAGATTTTCGTGACGCCCGGGTTTGGCGTGTTCGGCATATCCGGGCTTATCGCCACCATCGCCGCGTTGCTTATCGCGCTGATTCCCAACGTGGGCCTGAGCTTCCCGAGCGACGGCGAGATCGCCCGGGCGAGCGCCACGCTCGCGGCCACGATGGTGCTGCTCGTGATCTTCGGCTTCTCGCTAGCGAAGTATCTACCCCGATCTGAGCGGTTCTCGCATCTGGTCCTTTCCGGGGACCTGGCGGCGGCCACAGGCCACACGTCTGCGGCCACGGACTCCAACCTCGTCGGGATGCAGGGCGTCGCCATCACCTCGCTCCGCCCCTCGGGCACGGCTGAAGTCGGCGGGCGCCGGATCGACGTCGTCGCGCCGGGCCAGTTCGTCGAGTCCGGCGCCGCCGTCGAGGTCACGCGCGCCAGAGGCGCCGTGGTTGAGGTGCGGCCTCTGGCGACACCCCCCGCGGCAGCGGTTTAG
- a CDS encoding chemotaxis protein CheB gives MASDLPSPSAEDSSNDETPAAHVGLVGAEEPISDDEAVATDFPVIGLGASAGGLGALSDFFDALPPQNEIALVIVQHLSPEHESELAEILQNHTFMRVSQVADTPTVRPGHVYVIPPGKTLTIRGGRLHLGEPARVRADRAPIDLFFRSLAEDLGPRSGAIVFSGTGADGAQGLARIKERGGLTMAQAPEEADFPSMPQAAIRTGLVDLVAPAAEMARRLIALRDQNGLVLPPEAEDATPDRVEILADVLRTLRSRTGHSFDEYKRSTLLRRIQRRIQVTDSSGMESYLQRLKDDRSEAPALLKDLLISVTNFFRDPEAFVALEHEAIVRIMASKASGDTVRAWVPGCATGEEAYTLAMLLCEHAPEGVGIQVFATDIDEAALSVARSGEYPQTIEADVSAERLRRFFEQTGSGYRIREGLRRVILFAPHNVLADPPFSRLDLVTCRNLLIYMQKAAQERVFQRFSYGLRAGGYLLLGSSETASESLFEAVDRRLRLYVSTSSRPHPEPRLYYDAASGAGFTAPPASSEEEQPLTPEAAYEAWTLQRHTPPRLLLNSRHEVTHVFGGAGRFLTEGEGRVTQDILSRVLKPFRPGLRSALHAITSGGRGTSEYVRLDDEIVRVHAALVDAPGLPKSTTEVVFEVLSADAADVLGAHPVDVGDEDPAVARLEAELSRAKVRLQESLEEHETSNEELRASNEELQSLNEELQSTTEELETSKEELQSMNEELITLNQELRTKVSELNQAYGDLVNLMQSTDIGTLFLDRELRVKRFTPKATDLFHLLPTDVGRPLGHIAHTLLDVDLTAEVERVLDTLQPVEQEVTAESGVYLLRVVPYRTEDDKIDGVVASFFNISARRRAEAEASTRADQQAAVAELGRLALEGTKTAGEIFSAACAAVCQTLGSDAAKVLEHRPDTHDLLLVEGQGWHDGIVGEAAVPDGDASQAGYTLLQEGPVIVRDYAYESRFESPTLLSDHGFASGISVVIPGTEGHPWGVLGTHSRDPRDFSERDALFLEAVANVLAASLRRTRDEERLVALAAEASRHAAEMEAVIEAIPDGIYIGDEEGVRHANSVALALVGVESLEELQGQTAEMGLKFNVRDAETQQPLAPEAYPFFRALHGETAAENILARNLTTDEDLYLRAAAAPVLVNGVTIGAVGVNTDISSLVELQKRVERREAVIAQQLAEITAVYDSLPIGLAYKDRDLRYVRINERLASINGLAPEAHLGRTTLELFPELGEMDTVNVQRVLDTGEPSGAIEYHIPAPGNPNEIRDWLTFHFPVTDASGDVIGVGTTVQDLTDMRQAETRLGESQRELASIEELYSATLDKLPTGVMVMDQNEDGKASLRYANPSAYAIVQGTPILAAPNRFADLGSGTIFSLDDRPILFDQWPLGRALRGEAVAEEEYKIPRQDGTWLHILISAAPVTSASGDSVSALAVFEDVTARRAAEDSVKALNENLEARVRQRTVQVRTLALALTLAEQRERARVAQILHDNVQQVLHGVRLRVEMLAADLSQDEAIRATEIETMVQNAIEITRSLSVDLAPPVLAGGGLDEALDWLAGQMQDLYKLKVNLQAVPLDPSPTAETITLLVQLVRELLFNVVKHAGVGEATVVVAQEDDSIRIDVIDHGQGFDPSETPFGFGLDSVQERVDLLSGSLDVASQPGGGTRSTLRLGLTVTE, from the coding sequence GACGCGCTGCCGCCCCAGAACGAGATCGCGCTCGTCATCGTGCAGCACCTCTCGCCGGAGCACGAGAGCGAGTTGGCCGAGATCCTGCAGAACCACACGTTCATGCGGGTCTCGCAAGTGGCCGATACGCCGACGGTGCGGCCGGGGCACGTGTACGTCATCCCGCCTGGCAAAACGCTCACCATCCGAGGCGGGCGGCTTCACCTCGGCGAGCCCGCGCGCGTCCGGGCCGACCGCGCGCCCATCGACCTGTTTTTCCGCTCGCTTGCCGAGGACCTCGGCCCCCGCTCGGGAGCCATCGTGTTCTCGGGAACGGGCGCAGACGGAGCCCAGGGCCTCGCCCGCATCAAAGAGCGCGGAGGCCTCACGATGGCCCAGGCGCCAGAGGAAGCGGACTTCCCCTCGATGCCTCAGGCGGCCATCCGAACCGGGCTTGTGGACCTCGTGGCGCCAGCGGCCGAGATGGCCCGCCGCTTGATCGCGCTGCGGGACCAAAATGGTCTCGTGCTCCCGCCAGAGGCCGAGGACGCGACGCCCGACCGCGTCGAGATCCTCGCCGACGTTCTCCGTACGCTGCGCTCCCGCACGGGGCACAGCTTCGACGAGTACAAGCGCTCCACCCTGCTCCGCAGAATCCAGCGGCGCATCCAGGTCACGGACTCGTCCGGCATGGAGAGCTACCTCCAACGCCTCAAGGACGACCGCTCCGAGGCGCCCGCTCTGCTAAAGGACCTCCTGATCTCGGTCACCAACTTTTTCCGGGACCCGGAGGCCTTTGTCGCGCTGGAGCACGAGGCCATCGTGCGCATCATGGCCTCCAAGGCCTCTGGCGACACCGTGCGCGCGTGGGTACCGGGATGCGCCACGGGCGAGGAGGCGTACACCCTCGCGATGCTGCTCTGCGAGCACGCGCCAGAGGGCGTCGGCATCCAGGTGTTCGCGACGGACATCGACGAGGCGGCGCTTTCGGTCGCCCGGAGCGGGGAGTACCCGCAGACGATTGAAGCCGACGTGAGCGCCGAACGGCTGCGGCGCTTTTTCGAGCAGACCGGCAGCGGGTACCGCATCCGCGAGGGGCTCCGACGGGTCATCCTGTTTGCGCCCCACAACGTCCTCGCGGACCCGCCGTTTTCGCGGCTAGACCTGGTTACGTGCCGAAACCTGCTGATCTACATGCAGAAGGCCGCACAAGAGCGGGTGTTCCAGCGGTTCAGCTACGGTCTCAGGGCGGGGGGCTACCTCCTGCTCGGCTCCTCCGAGACCGCCTCCGAAAGCCTGTTTGAAGCCGTTGACCGCCGGCTCCGGCTCTACGTCTCGACCTCCTCTCGCCCGCATCCGGAGCCGAGGCTGTACTACGATGCGGCCTCTGGCGCGGGCTTTACCGCGCCGCCTGCCTCATCAGAAGAGGAGCAACCGCTGACGCCAGAGGCGGCGTACGAAGCCTGGACCCTGCAGCGCCACACGCCGCCTCGGTTGCTGCTGAACAGCCGCCACGAGGTCACACACGTGTTCGGCGGGGCCGGAAGATTTCTGACCGAGGGCGAGGGCCGCGTTACGCAGGACATCCTCTCGCGCGTGCTCAAGCCGTTCCGGCCGGGGCTCCGCTCCGCGCTGCACGCGATCACGTCCGGCGGGCGGGGCACCAGCGAGTACGTCCGGCTGGACGACGAGATCGTCCGCGTCCACGCGGCTCTTGTAGACGCGCCGGGCCTTCCCAAGAGCACCACGGAAGTCGTCTTCGAGGTTCTCAGCGCCGACGCCGCCGACGTGCTCGGGGCGCACCCCGTCGACGTCGGGGACGAGGACCCCGCTGTGGCCCGTCTGGAAGCCGAGCTCAGCCGTGCCAAGGTGCGGTTGCAAGAGAGCCTGGAAGAGCACGAGACGAGCAACGAAGAGCTCCGCGCCTCTAACGAGGAGTTGCAATCCTTGAATGAGGAACTGCAGTCCACGACGGAAGAGCTGGAAACCTCCAAGGAGGAGCTCCAGAGCATGAACGAGGAGCTCATCACGCTAAACCAGGAGCTCCGCACCAAGGTCAGCGAGCTCAACCAGGCGTACGGCGACCTCGTGAACCTCATGCAGTCCACGGACATCGGGACGCTGTTCTTGGACCGCGAGCTCCGCGTCAAACGGTTCACGCCCAAAGCGACCGACCTTTTCCACCTGCTCCCGACCGACGTCGGCCGCCCGCTCGGCCACATCGCGCACACGCTTCTAGACGTGGACCTCACGGCCGAGGTGGAGCGGGTGCTCGACACGCTTCAACCCGTCGAGCAGGAGGTCACAGCCGAGAGCGGCGTTTACCTCTTGCGCGTCGTGCCGTACCGCACCGAGGACGACAAGATCGACGGCGTCGTCGCGTCGTTTTTCAACATCTCGGCGCGCCGCCGTGCCGAAGCCGAGGCTTCCACTCGCGCCGACCAGCAGGCTGCTGTTGCCGAGCTTGGACGGCTCGCGCTGGAAGGCACCAAAACCGCAGGCGAGATCTTCAGCGCGGCGTGCGCCGCCGTGTGCCAGACGCTCGGCTCGGACGCCGCGAAGGTGCTTGAGCACCGCCCAGACACGCACGATCTCTTGCTCGTCGAGGGGCAGGGCTGGCACGACGGGATTGTGGGCGAGGCAGCGGTCCCGGACGGGGACGCCTCCCAGGCCGGGTACACGCTGTTGCAAGAGGGGCCCGTCATCGTGCGGGACTACGCCTACGAGAGCCGCTTCGAGTCCCCCACCCTTCTTTCCGACCACGGCTTCGCCAGCGGCATCAGCGTGGTGATCCCCGGCACGGAGGGGCACCCGTGGGGCGTGCTGGGCACGCACAGCCGCGATCCGCGAGACTTCTCGGAACGCGACGCCCTGTTCCTAGAAGCCGTGGCCAACGTGCTTGCGGCCTCGCTCCGCCGCACGCGCGACGAAGAGCGGTTGGTCGCCCTCGCCGCCGAGGCCTCCCGCCATGCCGCCGAGATGGAAGCCGTGATCGAGGCCATCCCCGACGGGATCTACATCGGCGACGAGGAAGGCGTCCGGCACGCCAACTCCGTCGCCCTCGCCCTGGTAGGCGTCGAGTCGCTGGAGGAGCTCCAGGGTCAGACCGCTGAGATGGGCCTCAAGTTCAACGTCCGCGACGCCGAGACGCAGCAGCCTCTGGCGCCAGAGGCCTACCCCTTCTTCCGCGCGCTCCACGGCGAGACCGCAGCGGAGAACATCCTGGCCCGCAACCTCACGACCGACGAGGACCTGTACCTCCGTGCCGCCGCGGCCCCGGTCCTGGTCAACGGCGTGACCATCGGGGCTGTGGGCGTGAACACCGATATCTCCTCACTCGTCGAGCTCCAGAAGAGGGTCGAGAGGCGAGAGGCCGTGATCGCGCAGCAGCTTGCCGAGATCACCGCCGTCTACGACTCGCTTCCCATCGGACTGGCGTACAAAGACCGGGACCTCCGCTACGTCCGCATCAACGAGCGGCTCGCTTCCATCAACGGGCTCGCGCCAGAGGCGCACCTCGGGCGCACGACGCTGGAGCTGTTCCCCGAGTTGGGCGAGATGGACACGGTAAACGTCCAGCGCGTGCTGGATACCGGGGAGCCCAGCGGCGCCATCGAGTACCACATCCCGGCGCCGGGAAATCCGAACGAGATCCGCGATTGGCTCACGTTCCACTTTCCCGTGACGGACGCCTCTGGCGACGTGATCGGGGTGGGCACGACCGTTCAGGACCTCACCGACATGCGGCAGGCGGAAACGCGGCTGGGCGAGAGCCAACGCGAGTTGGCGTCTATCGAGGAGCTGTACTCGGCCACGCTGGACAAGCTGCCGACGGGCGTGATGGTCATGGACCAGAACGAGGACGGCAAGGCGTCTCTGCGCTACGCCAACCCGAGCGCTTACGCGATCGTCCAGGGAACGCCGATCCTCGCGGCGCCCAACCGGTTCGCAGACCTCGGCTCCGGCACCATTTTCAGCCTGGACGACCGGCCCATCCTGTTCGACCAGTGGCCACTGGGCCGCGCGCTCCGCGGTGAGGCTGTGGCCGAGGAGGAATACAAGATCCCGCGCCAGGATGGGACGTGGCTCCACATCCTGATCAGCGCCGCCCCTGTCACCTCGGCCTCTGGCGACAGCGTTTCCGCGCTCGCGGTCTTTGAGGACGTGACGGCCCGCAGGGCAGCCGAGGACTCGGTAAAAGCGCTCAACGAGAACCTGGAGGCGCGCGTTCGCCAGAGGACGGTCCAGGTCCGCACGCTCGCCCTCGCGCTTACCCTTGCCGAGCAGCGAGAGCGGGCGCGGGTCGCGCAGATCCTCCATGACAACGTGCAGCAGGTGCTCCACGGCGTCCGCCTGCGCGTGGAGATGCTAGCCGCGGACCTCTCGCAAGACGAGGCCATACGGGCGACGGAGATCGAGACCATGGTCCAGAACGCGATCGAGATCACCCGGTCGCTCTCGGTCGACCTCGCGCCGCCGGTCCTCGCTGGCGGCGGCCTCGATGAAGCGCTGGACTGGCTCGCAGGGCAGATGCAGGACCTGTACAAACTGAAGGTGAACCTTCAGGCCGTGCCCCTGGACCCCTCCCCTACGGCCGAGACCATCACGCTCCTCGTCCAGCTTGTCCGTGAGTTACTTTTCAACGTCGTCAAGCACGCAGGCGTTGGGGAAGCCACGGTCGTTGTCGCGCAGGAAGACGACAGCATTCGTATCGACGTAATTGACCACGGGCAGGGTTTCGACCCCTCGGAGACGCCTTTTGGATTCGGCTTGGATAGCGTCCAAGAGCGCGTGGACCTCCTGAGCGGGTCTCTCGACGTGGCCTCGCAACCTGGCGGCGGCACCCGTAGCACTCTGCGGCTCGGGCTCACCGTCACCGAGTAA
- a CDS encoding NfeD family protein, producing MEMLIPIALILVGLALVVVEVTLVPGTNVVGVMGVLGAAVGVVIAFVEGGLSGGVFALMGTLGAGGAIGYLLYESGAWERFVLTDSLRRDADADQVADLSRARLIGQQGTAATPLRPEGVVDVAGERVEARTEGAFVATGSRVRVVAIDRHRAVVRLEG from the coding sequence ATGGAAATGCTCATCCCCATCGCGCTCATCTTGGTCGGCCTCGCGCTCGTCGTGGTCGAGGTCACGCTCGTGCCCGGTACGAACGTCGTCGGCGTGATGGGCGTGCTAGGGGCGGCCGTGGGCGTCGTGATCGCGTTCGTGGAAGGCGGGCTCAGCGGCGGCGTGTTCGCGCTCATGGGGACGCTCGGCGCTGGCGGCGCGATCGGCTACTTGCTTTACGAGAGCGGCGCCTGGGAACGCTTTGTGCTGACGGACAGCCTGCGGCGGGACGCCGACGCGGACCAAGTGGCGGACCTCTCGCGGGCGCGCCTGATCGGCCAGCAGGGGACGGCCGCTACGCCGCTACGCCCCGAGGGCGTGGTGGACGTGGCCGGTGAGCGCGTCGAGGCGCGCACCGAAGGCGCGTTTGTGGCAACGGGCAGCCGCGTCCGCGTCGTCGCCATCGACCGGCACCGCGCCGTCGTCCGGCTGGAGGGGTAG
- a CDS encoding SgcJ/EcaC family oxidoreductase produces the protein MTLPETPEALPHAFAAAWNARDPDALADLFDADAEFVNVVGLWWHDREAIRRAHAYGLEVLFPDSTLRVTRTTVKPLAPGVAVVHARMRLDGQTAVGSVEAPGVRHTVFSFVVREVAPEASGAGGWRAASAHNTDVVPGMETHVRSASGHLRGADYRSGRVAE, from the coding sequence ATGACGCTCCCTGAGACGCCAGAGGCCCTCCCCCACGCCTTCGCCGCGGCGTGGAACGCGCGCGACCCCGACGCCCTCGCGGACCTCTTCGACGCCGACGCCGAGTTCGTCAACGTTGTCGGCCTGTGGTGGCACGACCGCGAGGCGATCCGCCGCGCGCACGCCTACGGGCTAGAGGTGCTGTTCCCCGACTCCACGCTGCGCGTGACGCGGACGACGGTGAAGCCTCTGGCGCCGGGCGTGGCCGTCGTCCACGCGCGGATGCGGCTGGACGGCCAGACCGCCGTCGGGAGCGTAGAAGCTCCCGGCGTGCGGCACACGGTCTTCTCGTTCGTCGTCCGCGAGGTGGCGCCAGAGGCCTCTGGCGCAGGCGGGTGGCGGGCCGCATCGGCGCACAACACGGACGTGGTCCCGGGCATGGAGACGCACGTGCGCAGCGCCAGCGGCCACCTCCGGGGCGCGGACTACCGCTCCGGTCGCGTCGCGGAGTAG
- a CDS encoding gamma carbonic anhydrase family protein — protein MLDSFLGLSPRLGREVFVADSAAVVGDVTLGDGASVWYGASLRGDVHWIEVGPGSNVQDNATVHVSRGTHPCRIASGVTIGHNAVVHGCTIEDDVLIGMGAVVLDGAVIGAGSIVGAGAVVTKDTLVPPRSLVLGTPARVIKPLAPEAVESNRANAAHYVRMSRMYLGLDTPPSNPFYEDAR, from the coding sequence ATGCTGGACTCGTTTCTCGGCCTCTCGCCCCGTCTCGGCCGCGAGGTCTTCGTCGCCGACAGCGCCGCCGTTGTGGGCGATGTCACGCTGGGCGACGGCGCCAGTGTTTGGTACGGCGCCTCTCTCCGCGGCGACGTGCACTGGATCGAGGTCGGCCCCGGGAGCAACGTGCAGGACAACGCGACGGTCCACGTCTCGCGCGGCACGCACCCGTGCCGGATCGCCTCTGGCGTGACGATCGGGCACAACGCCGTCGTCCATGGCTGCACCATCGAGGACGACGTGCTGATCGGGATGGGCGCCGTCGTGCTGGATGGCGCGGTGATCGGCGCGGGCTCCATCGTGGGCGCCGGGGCCGTGGTGACGAAGGACACGCTTGTGCCGCCCCGTTCGCTCGTGCTCGGGACGCCGGCGCGCGTCATCAAGCCTCTGGCGCCAGAGGCCGTCGAGAGCAACCGTGCCAACGCGGCGCACTACGTGCGGATGAGCCGGATGTACCTCGGGCTGGACACGCCCCCCTCGAATCCGTTTTACGAGGACGCGCGCTGA
- a CDS encoding response regulator: MPSLIYLVDDHPIMRDGIKLLLQREEDMQLCGEAVNAAEALQALNSGVEPDLLVVDLSLPGISGLDLIKQVRSLYPDLLILTLSAHDESVYAERVIRAGAQGYVAKHASSNEIIAAMRKVLGGGIALSQKMHQHLVRDHFKTPKPSPVERLSDREFEVFEHIGHGKSTADIASMMCISPKTVESHRQNIKKKINVDTSNQLVQQAAVWVATQGVPPPAPQA; the protein is encoded by the coding sequence ATGCCATCACTTATCTATCTCGTTGACGACCATCCCATTATGCGGGATGGGATCAAGCTTCTGCTGCAGAGGGAGGAAGACATGCAACTCTGCGGCGAGGCCGTGAATGCTGCCGAGGCGCTGCAGGCGCTGAACTCTGGCGTGGAACCGGACCTCCTCGTGGTGGACCTCTCGCTTCCCGGGATCAGCGGGCTGGACCTGATCAAGCAGGTCCGGAGCCTCTACCCGGACCTTCTGATCCTCACGCTCTCCGCGCACGACGAGTCGGTGTACGCCGAGCGCGTGATCCGCGCGGGCGCGCAGGGCTACGTCGCCAAGCACGCCTCGTCCAACGAGATCATCGCCGCGATGCGGAAAGTGCTCGGAGGCGGCATCGCGCTGAGCCAGAAGATGCACCAGCACCTCGTACGGGACCACTTCAAGACGCCCAAGCCCTCCCCTGTCGAGCGGCTCTCCGACCGGGAGTTCGAGGTGTTCGAGCACATCGGGCACGGCAAGTCCACGGCGGACATCGCGTCCATGATGTGCATCAGCCCGAAAACGGTGGAGAGCCACCGCCAGAACATCAAGAAGAAGATCAACGTGGACACCTCCAACCAACTGGTGCAGCAGGCGGCCGTGTGGGTGGCCACTCAAGGCGTCCCGCCCCCCGCGCCCCAGGCCTAG
- a CDS encoding O-acetylhomoserine aminocarboxypropyltransferase/cysteine synthase family protein — translation MSTPLHFDTLQLHAGQVPDPTTNSRAVPIYQTSSYVFDDAGHAARLFGLEEFGNIYTRLQNPTTDVFEKRIAALEGGAAALAVASGQAAHLVTFATLAQSGDNIVASSKLYGGTTNLLNVALRRLGIEARFVPDETPEAYETLADSRTRAFFTETLGNPDLGVPDFEPLAEAAHRVGVPLVVDSTFGQGGWVVRPIEHGADIVTHSATKWIGGHGTSLGGVIVDAGRFDWRNGRFPLFTEPSDGYHGLVFTDVFNPESDLGNLAFIIRARVEALRDFGPALSPFNAFQLLQGVETLSLRAERHAQNANALAAWLASHGAVKQVRHPSLESHPSHARARRYFREGAFGSVLSFELHGGVESGRAFIEGVRLASHLANVGDAKTLVIHPASTTHQQLSDAEQLASGVTPGLVRVSVGTEHLGDIVADFEQALQSTLVAA, via the coding sequence GTGAGCACGCCTCTCCACTTCGATACGCTTCAGCTCCACGCCGGACAGGTCCCCGACCCGACCACGAACTCCCGCGCGGTCCCGATCTACCAAACCTCGTCGTACGTCTTCGACGACGCGGGCCACGCCGCGCGCCTGTTCGGCCTGGAGGAGTTCGGCAACATCTACACCCGCCTCCAGAACCCGACGACCGACGTGTTCGAGAAGCGCATCGCCGCGCTCGAAGGCGGCGCGGCGGCGCTCGCGGTCGCCAGCGGCCAGGCGGCGCACCTCGTCACCTTCGCCACGCTCGCCCAGTCCGGCGACAACATCGTCGCCAGCAGCAAGCTCTACGGCGGGACCACGAACCTGCTCAACGTCGCGCTCCGCCGCCTCGGCATCGAGGCGCGCTTCGTGCCCGACGAGACGCCAGAGGCCTACGAAACGCTCGCCGACAGCCGCACGCGGGCCTTCTTTACCGAGACGCTGGGCAACCCCGACCTCGGTGTGCCCGACTTCGAGCCTCTGGCGGAAGCCGCGCACCGCGTCGGCGTGCCGCTCGTGGTGGACAGCACGTTTGGGCAGGGCGGCTGGGTGGTGCGGCCGATCGAGCACGGCGCGGACATCGTGACGCACTCGGCCACGAAGTGGATCGGCGGGCACGGCACGTCGCTGGGAGGCGTGATCGTGGACGCGGGCCGGTTCGACTGGCGCAACGGGCGCTTCCCGCTCTTTACCGAGCCCAGCGACGGCTACCACGGGCTCGTCTTTACCGACGTGTTCAACCCCGAGAGCGATCTGGGCAACCTCGCGTTCATCATCCGCGCGAGGGTGGAGGCGCTGCGCGACTTCGGCCCGGCGCTCTCGCCGTTCAACGCGTTCCAGCTCTTGCAGGGCGTCGAGACGCTCTCGCTCCGCGCCGAGCGCCACGCCCAGAACGCCAACGCCCTCGCGGCGTGGCTCGCCTCGCACGGCGCGGTCAAGCAGGTCCGGCACCCGAGCCTGGAGAGCCACCCGAGCCACGCCCGCGCGCGGCGCTACTTCCGCGAGGGCGCCTTTGGCAGCGTGCTCAGCTTCGAGCTCCACGGCGGCGTCGAGTCTGGCCGCGCCTTTATCGAGGGCGTCCGCCTGGCGAGCCACCTCGCAAACGTGGGCGACGCCAAAACGCTCGTCATCCACCCCGCGAGCACGACGCACCAGCAGCTCTCCGACGCCGAGCAGCTCGCCTCTGGCGTCACGCCGGGCCTGGTCCGCGTCTCCGTCGGCACGGAGCACCTCGGTGACATCGTGGCCGACTTCGAGCAGGCGCTTCAGTCCACCCTCGTCGCGGCGTGA